Proteins from a single region of Anastrepha ludens isolate Willacy chromosome 5, idAnaLude1.1, whole genome shotgun sequence:
- the LOC128865148 gene encoding uncharacterized protein LOC128865148 isoform X3, which yields MFFAKQVVSNLHRKKIGHKRMLVSYTRDSSLTEINTLRCQVAGLLKNMPFWIDPIWAHNPTEDAASQNALVSQTPHQ from the exons ATGTTT TTCGCCAAACAAGTGGTCTCTAATTTGCATCGTAAAAAAATCGGCCATAAACGCATGTTAGTCTCGTATACGCGCGACTCTTCACTCACGGAAATCAACACGCTGCGTTGTCAAGTAGCAGGACTACTTAAG aatatgccatttTGGATAGATCCCATTTGGGCCCATAACCCCACCGAAGATGCAGCGTCACAAAATGCTTTG GTTTCCCAAACACCACATCAATAA
- the LOC128865148 gene encoding uncharacterized protein LOC128865148 isoform X2: MFFAKQVVSNLHRKKIGHKRMLVSYTRDSSLTEINTLRCQVAGLLKNMPFWIDPIWAHNPTEDAASQNALLNIKLPELKSFNVLPMVLSPYTLSKAENMKQKLFNFENHDRKIA, encoded by the exons ATGTTT TTCGCCAAACAAGTGGTCTCTAATTTGCATCGTAAAAAAATCGGCCATAAACGCATGTTAGTCTCGTATACGCGCGACTCTTCACTCACGGAAATCAACACGCTGCGTTGTCAAGTAGCAGGACTACTTAAG aatatgccatttTGGATAGATCCCATTTGGGCCCATAACCCCACCGAAGATGCAGCGTCACAAAATGCTTTG CTCAATATCAAATTACCGgaattaaaatcatttaatgTATTGCCGATGGTTTTGTCACCCTATACCCTCTCTAAGGCCGAAAATATGAagcaaaagttattcaattttgaaaatcatgATAGAAAAATAGCCTGA
- the LOC128865148 gene encoding uncharacterized protein LOC128865148 isoform X1: protein MFFAKQVVSNLHRKKIGHKRMLVSYTRDSSLTEINTLRCQVAGLLKTVQKYFVALASKIRSSEEIVWRSEDEQSSASKKVLKSTEATKLLLIVALSYHNHLNGQIIVKFPSIGVNLCMNVSRARQIRCLVDGSNRFS, encoded by the exons ATGTTT TTCGCCAAACAAGTGGTCTCTAATTTGCATCGTAAAAAAATCGGCCATAAACGCATGTTAGTCTCGTATACGCGCGACTCTTCACTCACGGAAATCAACACGCTGCGTTGTCAAGTAGCAGGACTACTTAAG AccgttcaaaaatattttgtagctCTCGCTTCAAAAATTCGCAGCAGTGAAGAAATCGTTTGGCGTAGTGAAGATGAGCAGTCAAGTGCTTCCAAGAAAGTGTTGAAGTCCACTGAGGCTACCAAGCTACTCTTAATCGTTGCACTGAGTTATCATAACCATCTGAATGGGCAAATAATCGTTAAATTCCCATCCATTGGAGTCAATTTGTGCATGAATGTTAGCCGAGCCAGACAAATACGCTGCCTAGTTGACGGATCCAATAGATTTAGTTGA